The bacterium genome includes a window with the following:
- the fliM gene encoding flagellar motor switch protein FliM yields the protein MTKKKDITEDLKELEKRVVEFDFRKTKDVGKEKIASLQVIFDAFSQKVASSLSAKLASTVQTKVLTVTQFAYADFAKTIQVPTVLGMIDMSPLKGMALIEVTPNVIFNFIDRLLGGKGEVISLTRGLTDIEFEVVEGIMGDFVKDLKNGWANVITLTPQVKRIESNPQFVQITSPQEKVLVGTIEVKTGETTGNMTLCLPFLTIEPIISKFTGEGEPALSEEIKSTASPEDMAKMRKTITDVNIPLIVELGKTEVTMRDMLELKEGDVMRLKTKVDEPLVMYANEIPKFKCRPGIIGTRIATQIIGRIESGGED from the coding sequence GTGACTAAAAAAAAAGATATAACCGAGGATTTAAAAGAGCTTGAAAAACGGGTTGTAGAATTTGATTTTAGAAAAACTAAAGATGTCGGTAAGGAAAAAATTGCTTCTCTACAAGTAATATTTGATGCCTTTTCTCAGAAAGTTGCCTCCTCTTTATCGGCTAAATTAGCCTCTACAGTTCAAACAAAAGTTTTAACCGTTACTCAATTTGCCTATGCTGATTTTGCCAAAACTATTCAAGTCCCAACGGTGCTCGGAATGATAGATATGAGTCCGTTGAAAGGTATGGCGTTAATTGAGGTAACGCCTAATGTGATATTTAATTTTATTGATAGATTATTAGGTGGTAAGGGTGAGGTTATCTCACTGACACGTGGATTGACAGATATTGAATTTGAGGTGGTAGAAGGTATTATGGGAGATTTTGTTAAAGATTTAAAAAATGGCTGGGCTAATGTAATTACCTTAACCCCTCAGGTCAAAAGGATTGAATCAAATCCACAGTTTGTTCAGATTACTTCCCCGCAGGAAAAAGTACTTGTTGGAACCATAGAAGTAAAAACAGGTGAAACAACAGGAAATATGACTCTTTGCCTACCTTTCCTTACAATAGAACCAATAATTTCAAAATTCACTGGTGAAGGTGAACCTGCCCTATCAGAAGAAATAAAATCAACCGCCTCCCCAGAAGATATGGCTAAAATGCGAAAAACTATAACCGATGTAAATATCCCTCTTATTGTAGAGTTAGGTAAAACTGAAGTAACTATGCGAGATATGTTAGAATTAAAAGAAGGTGATGTCATGAGATTAAAAACTAAGGTGGACGAGCCATTAGTTATGTATGCCAATGAAATACCTAAGTTTAAATGCCGACCAGGAATTATCGGAACTCGCATAGCAACACAAATAATTGGACGCATTGAGTCAGGAGGAGAGGACTAA
- a CDS encoding flagellar basal body-associated FliL family protein, whose protein sequence is MAEEEKAEATAGEEAAEGEEKGKPKGGLPNILMIAIVAVVVLVIAAVVAWFVAGKRATPPELEFEPETTHEEKLPPKPLHVYQIGAYLARLSDPEEDHYVKISDVTLYYNAEKYDMLSAELGERETQIKDIINTVLIGKTIEVGTVEGKKALKEELKKALNEILREGKIEDIHFQILVQ, encoded by the coding sequence ATGGCAGAAGAGGAAAAAGCAGAAGCAACTGCGGGTGAAGAGGCCGCAGAAGGTGAAGAGAAAGGTAAGCCGAAGGGTGGCTTACCAAATATACTGATGATAGCGATTGTGGCGGTAGTAGTCCTTGTAATTGCCGCTGTTGTTGCTTGGTTTGTCGCGGGAAAACGAGCAACTCCACCTGAATTAGAATTTGAACCAGAAACTACTCATGAGGAAAAACTCCCTCCAAAACCTCTACATGTTTATCAGATTGGGGCATACCTCGCCAGATTATCTGACCCTGAAGAAGACCACTATGTTAAAATTAGTGATGTGACTTTATATTATAATGCTGAAAAATATGATATGTTATCTGCAGAATTAGGTGAACGAGAAACTCAAATTAAGGATATTATTAATACTGTTCTCATAGGGAAAACAATAGAGGTAGGAACCGTTGAGGGGAAAAAGGCATTAAAAGAAGAATTGAAAAAGGCACTCAATGAGATATTACGAGAAGGAAAAATTGAGGATATCCATTTTCAAATACTTGTTCAATAG